The genomic segment TGCCTCTTCATCGGTATCGAGATTGACGAGCGTTACAGTGCAGCCGAATTCAACACTTTCAAACTCACCGCTCCTCTTATCGACGATCTCGGAGTTCTTGATCATCTCTTCAACCTCGGCGACCTTTTTCTGGAGGAACTGGAACTCCTCTTTTGCCGCATCATACTCTGCGTTCTCTGAGAGGTCTCCGTGACCGCGTGCCTCTTCGATAGCCTTGAGGATCTTTGGTCGTTTTACGTTGAGCAGGTTCTCATGCTCTTTTTTAAGGTTTGTATGCCCTTCCCTCGTTATAGGTACTTTCATATATACTCCATAAAAATATGATGAGCTAAAAGACTACATCGTTCACGTCACTTTATCAATATTTTTTCTTCTATCTATCTGACAACGTCCATGAAGGTGTTGTAGAGGAGAACAACATTGAGAATGGTGAGGATTGTTGCCCCGGCATATGCCACAATATTCATCCAGAGGGAGTTCCTGTAATTTCCCATCAGTTCCCCGTCATTGACGAGCTTTATCATAAATATGATGATCGCGGGGAGCAGGAGGCTGTTGATGATCTGACTGAACCACATGACCTTTATGAGGGGCAGCCTTGGAATTAATACAACAGAAGCGCCGAGGACAAGTATCGTTGTAAAGATCAGTTTGAACTGCGGCGCCTCCCTGAAGCCCTTTCCAATCCCCATCTCCCAGCCCATTGCCTCACAGATGTAATATGTGGTGGCAAGCGGCAGGATACATCCCGAAAAGAGCGACGCGTTGGCCAGTCCTATGGCAAAGAGGATGTACGCGTTTCTTCCGGCGAGAGGTTTCAGCGACAGGGCAGCATCCTTTGCAGAGTCTATCCCGATACCGGCAGGATAGAGCGTCGCGCCGCAGGCTACAATGATGAAAAATGCCACAATACCCATCATAATAGCCCCGAATATTACATCTACCCTGGATGCCCAGAGGTCTTTTTCTCCCAGGCCCTTCTCCACGACTCCTGACTGGAGATAGAATTGCTGCCATGGCGTTATCGACGTGCCGATAATGCTGACCACTATGATGAGGTAATCCTTGTTCCATTGTATCTGCGGCGTAACCGTCTTTTGCATTACCTCGCCCCAGTCGGGCTTGGCAAGGAATGCGGAAATGATATAGGTAAAATATATGAAGCAGATCCCCAGGAAGATCTTCTCAAAGATGCTGTAGTTCCACTTTGTGACGAGGAACCATACAAAGAACGCCCCTATCGGGACCGAAATATACTTGCTCACGCCGAAGAGCTCCATGCTCGCTGCCCAGCCCGAGAATTCTGCCGCCGTATTCCCGAGGTTGGTAATAAAAAGGGATACCATGACCCAGAACGCTATCCTGATGCCGTACCGTTCCCGTATAAGGTCCGCAAGCCCCTTCCCTGTCACAATCCCCGTTCTCGCCGAGATCTCGTGGAGGACCGCGAGGAGAAAGACCGTTGGGATGAGCGTCCACAACAGATTATACCCGTATCGCGCCCCCGCGATGGAATAGATCGCTATCCCACCGGCATCATTATCGATATTGGACGTGATAATGGCCGGCCCCACAAGAGAAAGCAGTATCATTGTTCTCGTTAAAAAAGACATGTCCACTTATATCACAGCACACAATCCCCTTTCAACGTAAAAGC from the Syntrophorhabdaceae bacterium genome contains:
- the greA gene encoding transcription elongation factor GreA translates to MKVPITREGHTNLKKEHENLLNVKRPKILKAIEEARGHGDLSENAEYDAAKEEFQFLQKKVAEVEEMIKNSEIVDKRSGEFESVEFGCTVTLVNLDTDEEAMYRLVGPYESDINSGTISISSPLGRALMGKSVGDEVNFNAPGGQRTYEVVKII
- a CDS encoding Nramp family divalent metal transporter, which translates into the protein MILLSLVGPAIITSNIDNDAGGIAIYSIAGARYGYNLLWTLIPTVFLLAVLHEISARTGIVTGKGLADLIRERYGIRIAFWVMVSLFITNLGNTAAEFSGWAASMELFGVSKYISVPIGAFFVWFLVTKWNYSIFEKIFLGICFIYFTYIISAFLAKPDWGEVMQKTVTPQIQWNKDYLIIVVSIIGTSITPWQQFYLQSGVVEKGLGEKDLWASRVDVIFGAIMMGIVAFFIIVACGATLYPAGIGIDSAKDAALSLKPLAGRNAYILFAIGLANASLFSGCILPLATTYYICEAMGWEMGIGKGFREAPQFKLIFTTILVLGASVVLIPRLPLIKVMWFSQIINSLLLPAIIIFMIKLVNDGELMGNYRNSLWMNIVAYAGATILTILNVVLLYNTFMDVVR